In the Desulfuromonas sp. DDH964 genome, GGAAATGATGATCCAAAAATCACGTACATCGATGATGCGTCTGGGAATCTTACTGGCCCTGGTTCTCGGGCTGATGCTTCCAGGGGAGGCGGCGGCCCATTGTGACACCCTCGACGGGCCGGTAGTCGCCGATGCGCGGAGTGCCCTGGCCAGAGGGGAAGTGTCGCCGGTGCTCAAGTGGGTCAAGCCCGACGCCGAACCCGAAATTCGCGAAGTCTTCGCCCAGACCCTGGCGGTGCGCAATCTCAGCGCCGAGGCGATGGCGCTGGCCGATAGGAATTTTTTTGAAAATCTGGTGCGCATCCACCGCGCCGGCGAAGGCGCGCCCTATAGTGGGCTCAAGTCCGCAGGAAGCGTGGCGCCGGTAGTCGCCAAGGCCGACAAGGCTCTGGAGCAAGGGTCGGTCGATGAATTG is a window encoding:
- a CDS encoding DUF6448 family protein, encoding MIQKSRTSMMRLGILLALVLGLMLPGEAAAHCDTLDGPVVADARSALARGEVSPVLKWVKPDAEPEIREVFAQTLAVRNLSAEAMALADRNFFENLVRIHRAGEGAPYSGLKSAGSVAPVVAKADKALEQGSVDELTRAILLHTEEGIRARFKQALESRKHAEENVENGREYVEAYVNYVHYVEGIAQLVHGAEHHPARDSSTSHQH